In a single window of the Daphnia carinata strain CSIRO-1 chromosome 4, CSIRO_AGI_Dcar_HiC_V3, whole genome shotgun sequence genome:
- the LOC130694463 gene encoding LOW QUALITY PROTEIN: 2-oxoglutarate and iron-dependent oxygenase domain-containing protein 3-like (The sequence of the model RefSeq protein was modified relative to this genomic sequence to represent the inferred CDS: inserted 1 base in 1 codon) — protein MVSELKLRSSAKKSTLKKSTSESSKKNASDIVDEKKSANSKEAGKKIFGPMGIRKEDQIWSRAVLMTGVLVIVIVMKWKKTNEITWVSQQETVAKVKQPLICSTAFHDEINKFEGCAIKQCGRFVMDGLFQEDQLNTLLGIFKKGLQFGHSSGGASILDLHSGALSKGERFINIFSNPETKNIWSEAELASYVDAKETIRRAIIENFGLQLGAIHLTSPTFFSRMTENPAKTVHDEYWHPHVDKETYETFHFTSLLYLSDYGSEFDGGRFVFVDGDRMNRTVEPRKGRISMFTSGGENLHYVEKVTXGTRYAITIAFTCDTQHAIPDPHVRN, from the exons ATGGTTTCAGAGTTAAAACTAAGGAGCAGTGCAAAAAAGTCAACTCTAAAGAAAAGTACCAGTGaatccagcaaaaaaaatgcCAGCGATATCGtggatgaaaagaaatcagCAAACAGTAAAGAAGCTGGCAAGAAGATATTCGGACCCATGGGTATTAGAAAGGAAGACCAGATCTGGTCACGAGCTGTTTTGATGACGGGCGTTCTGGTAATAGTAATTGTgatgaaatggaagaaaacaaatgaaatcacCTGGGTATCACAGCAGGAAACTGTAGCTAAAGTCAAACAGCCATTAATTTGTTCAACAGCCTTTCATGATGAGATAAACAAGTTTGAAG GTTGTGCAATCAAACAGTGTGGGCGTTTTGTGATGGATGGTCTCTTCCAGGAAGACCAACTGAACACTCTGCTGGGCATATTTAAAAAGGGGTTGCAATTTGGGCATTCTTCAGGGGGAGCAAGTATACTTGACTTGCACTCAGGAGCTTTGTCGAAAGGGGAAAGGTTCATCAATATCTTCAGCAatcctgaaacaaaaaacatctggTCTGAGGCTGAACTAGCTTCCTATGT AGATGCCAAAGAAACAATCAGACGAGCAATTATAGAAAATTTTGGCCTACAATTGGGAGCCATCCACCTGACTTCCCCGACGTTTTTCTCCCGCATGACAGAGAACCCGGCAAAAACCGTCCATGATGAATACTGGCATCCACATGTTGACAAg GAAACTTACGAAACTTTTCACTTCACCTCGCTACTGTATTTAAGTGACTACGGGTCAGAGTTCGATGGAGGCCGCTTCGTCTTTGTCGATGGCGACCGCATGAATCGCACCGTGGAGCCCCGAAAAG GTCGAATTTCGATGTTCACGTCGGGAGGAGAAAATTTGCATTACGTGGAGAAAGTCA CAGGGACCCGTTACGCTATTACAATCGCATTCACATGCGACACGCAGCACGCCATTCCAGACCCACACGTCCGCAATTAG